From the genome of Deinococcus sp. AJ005, one region includes:
- a CDS encoding M23 family metallopeptidase translates to MNSRAALLLSFSLLFGVAGAYTVRKGDTLYSIARANNTSVSSIVRLNSLKGTTLEIGQELRIPGVAPISSAPATSKPALPAPLPAEQLTPTSPTSSISGVTVRVPQSLRMGEAFTVQLSGARAAQATVRFPSEVGEDVRMPNEVLKPIGAAGEYVVLGRVVLGKTTPVVYEVNLGGELIRGRIPVVGLDQPIQHLNLPARVSAVLQDPGKAAEDAAVDRAYMLRTPQVWTKPFAPALVKAKATSSSFGQPRTYVAGGEVAYHFGTDYPAPVGTPVLAVNDGKVILAGKYPVRGGLVLIDHGAGVTSLYFHQSKIVVKAGQTVKRGQKLGEVGTTGLSAGPHLHLEMRVRGEGTNPAGWVDRLWPQ, encoded by the coding sequence ATGAATTCCCGCGCCGCCCTGCTGCTCTCCTTTTCCCTGCTGTTCGGCGTGGCCGGGGCCTATACCGTCAGGAAGGGCGACACCCTGTACTCGATTGCGCGGGCCAACAACACCAGCGTCAGTTCCATCGTCCGTCTGAACAGCCTGAAGGGCACGACGCTGGAAATCGGGCAGGAGTTGCGGATTCCCGGCGTGGCCCCCATATCCAGCGCGCCAGCCACCAGCAAGCCCGCCCTGCCTGCGCCACTGCCCGCCGAGCAACTCACGCCCACGTCCCCCACCTCCAGCATCTCTGGCGTGACCGTGCGCGTGCCGCAGAGCCTGCGGATGGGCGAGGCGTTCACCGTGCAACTGTCCGGCGCGCGGGCGGCCCAGGCCACCGTGCGTTTTCCCAGCGAGGTGGGCGAGGACGTGCGGATGCCCAACGAAGTTCTCAAGCCCATCGGCGCGGCGGGCGAGTACGTGGTGCTTGGCCGCGTGGTGCTGGGCAAGACGACACCCGTGGTCTATGAAGTCAACCTGGGCGGCGAGCTGATCCGGGGGCGCATTCCGGTGGTGGGTCTGGACCAGCCGATCCAGCACCTGAACCTGCCCGCGCGCGTCAGCGCCGTCTTGCAGGACCCCGGCAAGGCCGCCGAGGACGCCGCCGTGGACAGGGCGTACATGTTGCGGACCCCGCAGGTCTGGACTAAACCTTTTGCCCCCGCACTAGTAAAGGCCAAGGCCACCAGCAGCAGCTTCGGGCAGCCGCGCACCTACGTGGCCGGGGGCGAGGTGGCCTATCACTTCGGCACCGACTACCCGGCTCCAGTGGGCACCCCGGTGCTGGCGGTCAACGACGGCAAGGTCATCCTGGCAGGCAAATACCCGGTGCGCGGCGGTCTGGTCCTGATCGACCACGGCGCAGGCGTGACCAGCCTGTATTTCCACCAGAGCAAAATTGTGGTCAAGGCCGGGCAGACCGTCAAGCGCGGCCAGAAACTGGGCGAGGTAGGCACCACTGGCCTCAGCGCCGGGCCACACTTGCACCTGGAAATGCGGGTACGCGGCGAGGGGACCAATCCGGCGGGCTGGGTGGACCGCCTGTGGCCGCAGTAG
- a CDS encoding glycoside hydrolase family 10 protein, whose amino-acid sequence MTPSFSRRAALLTLTLILGTGLGGPGGAQDSDLPAVPAVPITAPPSDPVPIPVPELPPTPIPAPSAEPVQPAPEPVLIPVPVPPVTVPQLPMPALPQPVVPAPIIPLPVPPRPPVGSGVRGLWVDAFGPGLKTRAQVTQMVDDAARMGVNTLFVQAIRRADCLCLKASVPRATDADLEKGLDPLGLTVRLAHARGIRVIAWVAVTGIANAAAPNTNPAHISRTHGPNSGAASWMARRPDGTWQEGNDGWLDLGIPEAAEYAIQGVVSLVKNYGVDGVQLDRIRYPDGDVWGYDPKVLSRYRAETGRTGTPAVTDPVWQDWKRQQVTNVVRRIALEIKSLRPDAWITAATITYSQPPAPGDMPAFRRTRTYSDVLQDWPTWMQSGLLDLNVLMNYKRDAVGEQGQWFDGWNAFAGSVRARPDGLNAGVAAGTAMYLNGAPVTADQAGRSVGAGLGWVGYSYRTPTLDVYGAKETTAQGLNTIQKLLTAPGAALASPAPWKEKPPTSRGLMGRITGTPVPGFRVVEALQNGQVLAYSLTDGSGYYGFAALPPGKTEVRVSGQRWVDTVPERGIVRLPDLTVRDLKPVTAVPMPVTPAILSPSKP is encoded by the coding sequence ATGACGCCTTCATTTTCCCGCCGCGCGGCGCTGCTGACCCTCACGCTCATCCTGGGAACGGGTCTGGGTGGTCCGGGCGGCGCGCAGGACAGTGATCTTCCCGCTGTCCCCGCTGTGCCGATCACCGCCCCCCCGTCAGACCCTGTGCCAATTCCCGTGCCAGAGCTGCCGCCGACGCCCATCCCGGCCCCGTCCGCCGAACCTGTGCAACCCGCACCAGAGCCGGTTTTGATCCCAGTGCCTGTGCCCCCAGTAACTGTGCCGCAACTGCCAATGCCCGCCCTGCCTCAGCCGGTGGTGCCTGCGCCGATCATTCCTTTACCCGTGCCGCCCAGACCACCCGTCGGCAGTGGCGTTCGGGGCCTGTGGGTGGACGCCTTCGGGCCGGGCCTGAAGACGAGGGCGCAGGTCACGCAGATGGTGGACGACGCCGCGCGCATGGGCGTCAATACGCTGTTCGTGCAGGCCATTCGCCGCGCCGACTGCCTGTGTCTCAAGGCCAGCGTGCCCAGGGCGACAGACGCCGATCTGGAAAAGGGGCTGGACCCGCTGGGTCTCACGGTGCGGCTGGCCCACGCGCGCGGCATTCGGGTGATCGCCTGGGTGGCGGTGACGGGCATCGCCAACGCGGCTGCGCCCAACACCAACCCCGCGCATATCTCGCGCACGCATGGGCCGAACTCCGGCGCGGCGTCGTGGATGGCCCGCCGCCCCGACGGCACCTGGCAGGAGGGCAACGACGGCTGGCTGGACCTGGGCATCCCCGAGGCCGCCGAGTACGCCATTCAGGGTGTGGTAAGTCTGGTTAAAAACTACGGCGTAGACGGCGTGCAACTGGACCGCATCCGCTACCCGGACGGCGATGTGTGGGGCTACGATCCCAAGGTGCTATCCCGTTACCGCGCCGAGACAGGCCGCACGGGCACGCCTGCCGTGACTGATCCGGTGTGGCAGGACTGGAAGCGCCAGCAGGTGACCAATGTGGTGCGGCGCATCGCGCTGGAGATCAAATCCCTGCGCCCGGACGCCTGGATTACGGCGGCCACCATCACCTACAGCCAGCCGCCCGCGCCCGGCGACATGCCAGCCTTCCGCCGCACCCGCACCTACAGCGACGTGCTTCAGGACTGGCCCACCTGGATGCAGAGCGGACTGCTGGACCTGAACGTGCTGATGAATTACAAACGCGACGCGGTGGGCGAGCAGGGGCAGTGGTTCGACGGCTGGAACGCCTTCGCGGGCAGTGTGCGGGCGCGGCCCGACGGCCTGAACGCGGGCGTGGCCGCCGGGACCGCCATGTACCTGAACGGCGCGCCCGTGACCGCCGATCAGGCGGGGCGCAGCGTGGGCGCGGGCCTGGGCTGGGTGGGCTACTCTTACCGCACCCCCACGCTGGACGTGTACGGCGCGAAGGAAACCACCGCGCAGGGCCTGAACACCATTCAGAAACTGCTGACAGCCCCTGGCGCGGCCCTCGCCTCGCCCGCCCCGTGGAAGGAAAAGCCGCCCACCTCGCGCGGGCTGATGGGCCGCATCACCGGCACGCCCGTTCCCGGATTCCGTGTCGTGGAGGCCCTGCAAAATGGTCAGGTGCTGGCCTACTCGCTGACCGACGGCAGCGGCTACTACGGTTTCGCGGCGCTGCCTCCCGGCAAGACCGAGGTTCGCGTCAGCGGCCAGCGCTGGGTGGACACCGTGCCCGAACGCGGCATCGTGCGGCTGCCCGATCTGACGGTGCGTGACCTGAAACCTGTGACGGCTGTGCCCATGCCCGTAACCCCCGCGATTCTTTCTCCATCCAAACCCTGA
- the aat gene encoding leucyl/phenylalanyl-tRNA--protein transferase: MPTATHFLRHPDPLTREVAQGYAGGGFLMDNGDGVQWYSVPGRALVPLTEEAGLHVARRLRRELPRFEVRVDTAFEDVLEGCRGHLAGTPERDGEWISPELTDLYGHLHETGLAHSFEVWQDGKLAGGILGLALGGAFIAESKFHRVTNASKVAVIRLAEYVRARGFILLDAQIQNPHLETLGVYEVSDAEYAPLLAAALKVSASL, encoded by the coding sequence ATGCCGACTGCCACCCATTTCCTGAGGCACCCGGACCCCCTGACCCGCGAAGTCGCGCAGGGCTATGCGGGCGGCGGCTTTCTGATGGACAACGGCGACGGCGTGCAGTGGTACAGCGTGCCGGGCCGCGCACTGGTGCCGCTGACAGAAGAGGCGGGCCTGCATGTAGCCCGCCGCTTGCGCCGGGAGCTGCCGCGTTTCGAGGTCCGCGTGGACACTGCGTTTGAGGACGTGCTGGAAGGCTGCCGGGGCCACCTGGCAGGAACGCCGGAGCGGGACGGCGAGTGGATCAGCCCGGAACTGACGGACCTGTATGGGCATCTGCATGAAACCGGGCTAGCCCATTCCTTTGAGGTCTGGCAGGACGGCAAGCTCGCCGGGGGCATCCTGGGCCTCGCGCTGGGCGGCGCGTTCATTGCCGAAAGCAAGTTTCACCGGGTCACCAACGCCAGTAAGGTGGCCGTGATCCGTCTGGCCGAGTATGTGCGGGCCAGAGGTTTCATTCTGCTAGACGCCCAGATTCAGAATCCACATCTGGAAACGCTGGGGGTTTACGAGGTGAGCGACGCAGAATACGCGCCGTTGCTGGCGGCGGCCCTGAAGGTGAGTGCCTCACTCTAA
- a CDS encoding PaaI family thioesterase produces the protein MSEPSTRPIPTLDELNRQGEGKLPGLIGIRFTHAERGLIRSELTLRPELLAPNGFLHAASVVALADTSCGYGTRLLLPEGATGFTTIELKSNHLGTAREGAITCEARSVHAGRTTQVWDAEVRGPQGKIMALFRCTQAVLYAK, from the coding sequence ATGTCTGAACCCTCCACCCGCCCCATTCCCACACTGGACGAGCTGAACCGTCAGGGCGAGGGCAAACTGCCCGGCCTGATCGGCATTCGCTTCACGCACGCCGAGCGTGGGCTGATCCGCTCTGAACTGACGCTGCGCCCTGAACTGCTGGCCCCCAACGGCTTTCTGCATGCCGCGAGTGTGGTGGCGCTGGCCGATACCAGTTGCGGTTACGGCACGCGCCTGCTGCTGCCCGAGGGGGCCACCGGCTTTACCACCATCGAACTCAAGAGCAACCACCTGGGCACGGCGCGCGAGGGCGCGATTACCTGCGAGGCCCGCAGTGTCCACGCCGGGCGCACCACCCAGGTCTGGGACGCCGAGGTACGCGGGCCACAGGGCAAGATCATGGCGCTGTTCCGCTGCACGCAGGCGGTGCTATATGCGAAATAG